From the Bdellovibrionota bacterium genome, one window contains:
- a CDS encoding RecQ family ATP-dependent DNA helicase, with the protein MPTKTALKIEPQKILKEVFGHDIFRGDQKAVIDSVLAGQDSLCLMPTGMGKSLCFQIPARILGGLTVVISPLIALMQDQAAKAKERGFKVADIHSLLKKEDREKRYKKLKNQEYELLFVAPERFRKEEFREALKANQVNLLAIDEAHCISEWGHDFRPDYTRIKEMREFMGNPTTLMLTATATPEVQKDILKQVGLDEDKVRTFHSGIKRENLSLNVDDLYGEEQKIQRLIEVASRIKGPKIVYFSLISTLEKCSEKIDKKFPHLKYHGQLPRGLRQKMQKQFIRSDLGDEDDHLILATPAFGLGIDKQNIRAVMHFELPANIEALYQEMGRAGRDGKPSECHVLYDEDDVTIQMEFLKWAHPDAEFISRVYQYIKQNTEKANQEGLDAIRENLHFYNRKDFRLETALNLFDRWEVTSGDILDKDLKVIAELPAKLVDQKRISERLKNSQMNLLKLLQWVKTSECRALEIYKYFGFEDIKKCGICDNCKASNE; encoded by the coding sequence ATGCCTACAAAAACGGCACTTAAAATTGAGCCACAAAAAATCCTTAAAGAAGTGTTCGGTCACGATATTTTTAGAGGAGACCAAAAAGCCGTTATTGATTCTGTTTTAGCAGGGCAGGATAGCCTTTGTCTTATGCCTACAGGAATGGGGAAAAGCCTCTGTTTTCAAATCCCTGCAAGGATTTTAGGAGGTTTAACGGTGGTGATATCTCCACTGATTGCGCTAATGCAGGATCAAGCAGCTAAGGCCAAAGAGCGGGGTTTTAAGGTCGCAGACATTCACTCCCTTTTAAAAAAAGAAGACAGAGAGAAGCGTTATAAAAAACTCAAAAACCAAGAGTACGAACTGCTTTTTGTGGCTCCCGAGCGCTTTCGTAAAGAGGAATTTAGAGAAGCTCTGAAGGCCAATCAGGTGAATCTGTTGGCCATAGACGAAGCTCATTGTATCTCAGAATGGGGTCATGATTTTAGACCGGACTATACCAGAATCAAGGAAATGCGCGAGTTCATGGGAAACCCAACAACTCTAATGCTCACAGCAACCGCAACACCTGAGGTGCAAAAAGATATATTGAAGCAAGTGGGTTTGGATGAGGACAAAGTTCGAACTTTCCATTCAGGCATCAAAAGAGAAAATTTAAGTCTTAATGTAGATGATCTTTATGGGGAAGAACAAAAAATTCAAAGATTGATCGAAGTGGCTTCGAGAATTAAAGGGCCAAAGATTGTTTATTTTTCTCTGATCTCAACTTTAGAAAAGTGCTCAGAAAAAATCGATAAAAAATTTCCTCATCTCAAATACCATGGACAACTTCCAAGAGGTTTGCGCCAAAAGATGCAAAAGCAATTCATCCGGTCTGACCTTGGCGACGAAGACGATCATCTGATCTTGGCAACACCTGCTTTTGGTTTGGGAATTGATAAACAAAATATCAGAGCGGTTATGCACTTCGAGCTGCCGGCAAATATCGAAGCCCTTTATCAAGAAATGGGTCGTGCGGGGAGGGATGGAAAGCCTTCTGAGTGTCACGTGCTTTATGATGAAGACGATGTGACGATTCAAATGGAATTTTTAAAGTGGGCGCATCCAGACGCAGAGTTTATTTCTAGAGTTTATCAATACATTAAACAGAATACGGAGAAAGCAAATCAAGAGGGCTTAGATGCAATCCGAGAGAATCTCCATTTCTACAATCGAAAAGATTTTAGATTAGAAACAGCTCTTAATCTTTTTGATCGCTGGGAAGTGACCTCCGGTGATATTTTAGATAAAGATCTTAAGGTGATCGCAGAACTTCCTGCAAAACTCGTAGATCAGAAGAGAATTTCTGAAAGACTTAAAAATAGCCAAATGAATTTATTAAAACTCCTTCAATGGGTGAAAACTTCAGAGTGCCGCGCTCTTGAAATCTACAAGTACTTTGGATTTGAAGACATTAAGAAATGTGGAATCTGTGACAATTGTAAGGCTAGTAATGAGTGA